In Scomber japonicus isolate fScoJap1 chromosome 19, fScoJap1.pri, whole genome shotgun sequence, a single genomic region encodes these proteins:
- the wdr41 gene encoding WD repeat-containing protein 41: protein MLRWILGGREAQGSVEKSSVLCIGEEQPKNWFTELQVLKGHFDIVRFLVQIDDFRCASAGDDGLVLVWNVETGERLQELRGHSQQITAITTFTCSNGLMSHTSLITASSDRSLSLWDPDTGNRVQTISDLQSSVKCLLVLERLCVLVSGGEELCVWNKDFQLQCHRQNHSDTGITALIELPKNCVAAAMDKEIVIYRLTVSTDSSISVAEIRCLSDHQDQIRALINVNDGLFASGSHMGELILWDAIEWNILAYEHILWEESQSQAEIRMGAPKPSEMSIQHLTTNGKLILAAVGSGLYVYSVLTKTVVAYRKVAHDSNILHTMLLSDSELMSCSEDGSVRMWEIQDLPLPAEPATPGFFGMWSFGRSSKQAGPPSKKIIDVPNIRTLELTGDLIGHSGAVQMFVSFNENGLVTCSTDHLLILWKNGERQSHLRSLVLFQKLEENGGL, encoded by the exons ATGCTGCGGTGGATACTTGGTGGACGGGAGGCTCAAGGCTCTGTGGAG AAAAGCTCCGTGTTGTGCATTGGAGAGGAACAGCCCAAAAACTGGTTCACTGAGCTGCAGGTGCTGaaaggacattttgacattgttCGATTTCTGGTGCAGATTGATGACTTCAG ATGTGCCTCAGCGGGGGATGATGGCCTTGTTTTGGTGTGGAACGTCGAG ACTGGCGAGAGGCTGCAGGAGCTGAGAGGCCATTCCCAGCAAATAACAGCCATAACCACCTTCACCTGTAGTAATGGACTCATGTCGCACACTTCGCTCATCACCGCCTCCTCAGACCGAAGTCTAAGT TTGTGGGATCCTGATACAGGAAACAGGGTTCAGACTATTTCAGATCTTCAGTCGTCTGTAAAG tgTTTGCTGGTGCTGGAGCggctgtgtgtgttggtctcCGGTGGGGAGGAACTGTGCGTGTGGAACAAAGATTTTCAGCTGCAGTGTCACAGGCAGAACCACAGCGACACCG GAATTACTGCCTTGATAGAGCTTCCCAAGAACTGTGTAGCAGCAGCGATGGATAAAGAGATCG TGATCTACAGGCTGACGGTCTCAACTGATTCCTCTATATCAGTGGCTGAGATCCGCTGTCTGTCCGACCACCAGGACCAGATTCGAGCTCTTATCAATGTCAACG ACGGGCTCTTCGCCAGCGGTTCCCACATGGGCGAGTTGATTCTGTGGGATGCGATCGAGTGGAACATCCTGGCCTATGAGCACATCCTGTGGGAGGAGTCTCAGTCCCAGGCCGAAATACGAATGGGCGCTCCCAAACCCAGCGAGATGTCCATTCAGCACCTGACCACCAACGGAAAG cTCATCCTGGCAGCTGTGGGCAGCGGTCTGTACGTGTACAGCGTCCTGACGAAGACGGTGGTGGCGTACAGGAAGGTCGCCCATGACTCCAACATCTTACACACCATGCTGCTATCTGACAG TGAGCTGATGTCCTGCTCTGAGGACGGCAGCGTGAGGATGTGGGAGATACAAGACCTGCCTTTACCTGCTGAACCAGCCACtccag GGTTCTTTGGGATGTGGAGTTTTGGTCGCTCCAGTAAACAGGCTGGACCTCCGTCAAAGAAGATCATAGACGTCCCAAATATTCGGACGCTGGAGTTGACGGGAGATCTGATCGGTCACTCAGGAGCAGTCCAG ATGTTTGTCAGCTTCAACGAGAACGGGCTGGTGACGTGTTCGACGGATCACCTGCTGATCCTGTGGAAGAACGGAGAGAGGCAGTCTCACCTGCGCAGCCTGGTGCTTTTCCAAAAACTGGAGGAGAACGGAGGActttga